In the Topomyia yanbarensis strain Yona2022 chromosome 3, ASM3024719v1, whole genome shotgun sequence genome, one interval contains:
- the LOC131691927 gene encoding hornerin-like, with protein MGDMKFKFIVGVLMTLLSFTATGLEGRSVRVRRQDIIFKTYDQEEHKIFSDRVKPMIRVPGFSQSSAANTGSQTIVNEHGTQQQTAGASQSANLANDGSSGQLSAANTQQQTIQTGNSTQTQNAGQSQSANFGKEHQILSNANTNTNTLEEAGKVRQQTTGGAGTSVVDKHGSQSSQAQTGSETFEEAGQKGSKSTGSSQSLQIGKDGSGSGANSNTGSETIELADGTKITKSFSSSSSFQSSGKVNAGASANSFTNSFG; from the coding sequence ATGGGAGACATGAAGTTCAAGTTTATTGTGGGTGTTCTTATGACGTTACTATCCTTCACTGCAACGGGACTGGAGGGACGATCGGTTCGAGTGCGGCGGCAAGATATCATCTTCAAAACGTACGATCAGGAAGAGCACAAAATTTTCTCAGATCGCGTAAAACCTATGATTCGGGTGCCTGGTTTTAGTCAGAGTAGTGCTGCCAACACTGGATCTCAAACGATAGTGAACGAACATGGAACGCAACAGCAAACGGCGGGTGCTAGCCAATCGGCTAATTTGGCGAATGATGGCTCCAGTGGTCAGCTGAGCGCAGCGAATACGCAACAACAAACGATACAGACAGGAAATAGTACTCAAACTCAGAACGCGGGACAAAGTCAATCGGCTAACTTTGGAaaggaacatcaaattttgtCGAATGCCAACACAAACACCAACACTCTGGAGGAGGCAGGCAAAGTCCGCCAACAGACCACAGGTGGTGCCGGGACGTCCGTCGTGGATAAACACGGCAGTCAGTCAAGCCAGGCCCAGACGGGCAGTGAAACGTTCGAGGAGGCTGGTCAAAAAGGAAGCAAATCTACCGGGTCCAGTCAATCGCTGCAGATCGGTAAGGATGGCTCGGGATCCGGTGCGAACAGCAACACTGGCTCCGAAACGATCGAACTGGCAGATGGTACCAAGATTACGAAATCGTTCAGTTCCTCGTCCAGCTTTCAGAGTAGCGGCAAAGTGAATGCCGGTGCTTCGGCGAACAGTTTCACGAACAGCTTCGGCTAG